The Candidatus Nitrospira nitrificans region CGCCACGGAATTGGCGCAGGCGGTTCAGTCGGTAATGAACGGCGATTTTTACGTGACCCCGCTCATTACGCGAGATGTCGTCACGTCCTTCCTTAAACCGGAGCAATCCCGTTCAGCCACGATGGACGACTTGACGACCAGGCAGCGCGAAATTCTACAACTGGTTGCCGAGGGGTTCTCCGCGAAAGAAATCGCTCACCAGTTGAAGATTTCACATCGAACCGTCGAATTTCACAAAGCCAAGATCATGGAGCAACTCCATCTCCACACGACCATCGACCTTGTCAAATATGCCTTGGCCCAAGGCCTTGTCACGTCACCATGACGGCTTTGGGAACTATACGGTAGCCGTTCCGCAAAAACCACGTAGTTTTCACAGGTCCAGCCGGTAGTCTTCCGCGCTCTCTTCCGATGCTGACTTCGCTATTATGCGTCCCCGATGCATGCCCGCACGTCGATATGTCGTACGCTCTGCCTTGATGGCGTGGGGAAAAGCCGACCCGACAACCCAAAATCTTTGAGCGATATAGACAGCGGCTGCCGGCGTGAATGCACGGCAGTTGTCTCCGCTGTCACACGGGAACTGACATGAGCCTAGGTCTAGGAAGGAAGAGAATTCAGATCTCTATACTGAAACAGGGAGGTTCACCATATGCTTGTCTCGCGTAGACAATTCATGAAAGCCACTGCGGGGACCATCGCCGCCGCAGCCGTGGCGGATAAAGTCTTGGCATTGACGGCGCTCCAGCCGGTCATCGAGGTCGGCAACCCCTTAGGGGAGTATCCCGACCGATCCTGGGAGCGGGTGTATCACGACCAATATCGGTACGATTCGTCTTTTACATGGGTCTGCTCCCCGAATGACACGCACGCCTGTCGCATTCGAGCCTTCGTTCGGAACGGCGTGGTCATGCGGGTCGAGCAGAACTACGACCACCAGACCTATGAAGATCTGTATGGAAACCGGGGCACGTTCGCTCACAACCCGCGTATGTGTCTGAAAGGATTCACCTTCCACCGGCGAGTGTACGGGCCCTACCGATTGAAGGGGCCTTTGATGCG contains the following coding sequences:
- a CDS encoding response regulator, which encodes MKKPRVLLADDHTFVLEGFKKLLEGHCELVGAVEDGRALIAAAVELQPQIVILDISMPRLNGIEAAKKLKKQSPEVKLIFVTMHAETVYVNEAFRAGASGYLLKQSAATELAQAVQSVMNGDFYVTPLITRDVVTSFLKPEQSRSATMDDLTTRQREILQLVAEGFSAKEIAHQLKISHRTVEFHKAKIMEQLHLHTTIDLVKYALAQGLVTSP